One segment of Solanum lycopersicum chromosome 1, SLM_r2.1 DNA contains the following:
- the LOC101257118 gene encoding 3'-5' exonuclease-like, with amino-acid sequence MDVQLIEYKLTCNCNHRIYNVILDDTEIETSVTVDPCSVASWIRKIETQNRSRLHRLIVGLDIEWRPKSNPVADRNPVATIQLCVGKSCLIYQVLHSRHIPRRLRHFLNNDDYTFVGVGIRSDVDKLWEDYNLEVSDIVDLREWAAEELNKKKLLNSGLKHLGRKIAGIEIEKPKSVTTSDWDERWLSREQICYACLDAYISFEVGRVLSAWY; translated from the coding sequence ATGGATGTGCAGTTAATCGAGTATAAATTGACCTGCAATTGTAACCACAGAATCTACAATGTCATTCTGGACGACACTGAAATCGAAACTAGTGTCACCGTTGATCCTTGTTCCGTCGCCTCATGGATCAGAAAAATCGAAACCCAAAACAGATCCCGTCTTCACCGTTTGATTGTAGGGCTTGACATCGAGTGGCGCCCAAAATCCAATCCCGTCGCCGACCGAAACCCCGTCGCCACTATCCAGCTCTGTGTCGGAAAATCCTGCCTCATCTACCAAGTTCTCCACTCCAGACACATCCCCCGCCGACTCCGACACTTCCTGAACAACGACGACTACACATTCGTTGGAGTTGGTATTCGTAGTGACGTGGACAAGCTGTGGGAGGACTATAATCTTGAAGTATCGGACATTGTTGATCTCCGGGAGTGGGCGGCTGAGGAACTGAACAAGAAGAAGCTTCTTAATTCGGGGCTCAAACATTTGGGGAGGAAAATTGCGGGAATAGAGATTGAGAAGCCCAAGAGTGTGACAACCAGTGATTGGGATGAGCGCTGGCTTAGCCGTGAACAGATATGTTATGCTTGCCTTGATGCatatatttcttttgaagttGGGAGGGTCTTAAGTGCTTGGTACTAG